TCGGTGCGGGTGATGGCCTCCTTGGCCCGATCCAGCGCAAACAGGGTCCGGCTTTTGTTGAACAGGGGCGTTTCAGGCGAGTTGAGATACTTGGGTTCTTCCCCGTCCAAACTGCGCCCGCCAAACCCAATCACGCGGCCCTGGCTGTCGCGGATGGGAATCATCAAACGGTTGCGGAACCGGTCGTAATAGCCGCCCGTAGCCCGGCTGACGATTAACCCTGCTTCTTCGACTAGGGGGGCCGGAAACCCTTTGTGCTCCACAAGATAGCTGTACAGCGTTTGCCAGCCGTGAGGGGCATAGCCCAGTTGGAAGGCTTTGATGGTCTCGGGGGTCAGACCGCGTTTTTGGGTGAGATAGTCCCACACCATGTGGTTGCTTTTTTGGCCCAGGGCGTATTCGTAGAAGTGGGCGGCCACCGCTAGAATTTCGTAGAGCTGTTGCCGGCGGGCTAGCTGCTGCTGGAAGTGTTGCTGTTGTTCCGGTTCGAGGGTGCGGATGGGAACCTGATAACGGTGCGCCAGGTCCAGGATCACCTCTTGAAACGAGGTTTTTCCTAGCTCCATCAAGAACTTGATAGCATCCCCACCAGCGCCGCAACTGAAACAGTGGTAGAGCTGCTTTTGAGGGTTGACGTGAAAACTGGGGTTTTTGTCGTCGTGAAAGGGACATAGTCCCACAAATCCCTTGCCCTGGCGCCGCAACACTACTCGCGTGGAGACAATGTCCACGATGTCAAGCTTTTGCCGCACCTGCTCAATGGTCTGGGGGTGCAGCCGCAGCGGTTCCATGGGTTTGGGGTAAGCAGGGATGCCTCTATTGTATCGGGTGGTTAGACCCAAGGCGTACACACCGGCAACAACCGCCGCCAGCAAGCCATGACAGACCCCCCTAGCTTTTGCCGAGGGAGTCATCAACGACAATCCCAGAAGCCAAAGCCACAGGCAAACGCCAAGCCAGCGCGTCCCGGTTGTTCAGGCCGCGAATCTAGAGCCACCCCTTTTTGTTGAGAATGTAGGTGTTGACAAACTCCTCGTCGCTCTTGGTCAAGTAGATAATCCCCTCAATCAAACCGATAATCCCCGTGGCCGCCGAAGCAAGACCGCAGGTGAGCAGCCCACCCACTAAATGATCAACCCTTCAGTCGTGTAGCCTAGGACAAACTTGTGGACGCCAAAGGCCCCTAGCACAATGGCCAGCACCCCCGCCACTATCTTCTTACTCGCATCGGGTGGACTTGTTGTCATAGCACTCCTCACCTCTGGCCAGACCGTTAGCCCTATTCTAGTTCGCCGCTGTCCCCAACCGGTCTGCTGCCCGTTGTCCTCCCGCCAGTTGGGAGATTTCGTCGTCGAAGCGGTCGGCCATTTCCATAATCGAGCGGGCGGAGGTTTCTAACTCTTTGGGGTCGCAGGTTGAGCCGACAATAGCGTGCTCTAGCAGGATGTCGCCGTCCTCGTCAATGCCAAAGGCGCCAAAGGGCATTTCGGTGTTTTTACGCAACAGGTATTCTAGGAGTTCCGGCTTCAGTTCCGCTCCTTTGACCACGTAGGACCAGGTGCAGATGATGGCGTCGTCCTGGGTCCAGGGCAACACCTCCACCGCTGCGTAGGCTGAACCGCGCGGCAGGATGAAAATCGGCAGGTCGTCCCGCACCTCCATCCGGTCGCCGAACAGCTCTTGCATCCAAGGGCGAATTTTTTCGTAACAGGCGCGTTGGGGGTCACTCTCGAAGTGCATGGCGGCTTCCTCGCACACGTCTGCCCTCCAGTGTACTCGCAAGGGGCCGCCCCCAAGGTTAAGGTCCGGTAATGAACCGGCCAAACCTTAAGCTGACCTGCACAGCCACAGCCCGCTGGGAGTCTTGGCGTAGGATACAGATAGCCATTCGCCTAACCCCCTATGGACGCTGCCACGGCGACCGCTCCTTTCCAGGACATGGCGATTTTGATCGTGGACGATTCCCCCAGCCAACGGCTGTCGTTGGTGGCACTCCTGAAGGCGGCGGGTTTCCGGCACCTGTACACCTGCGATGACGCCGAAAGCGCGTTTGCCCTGTTGCGACAGCAGCCAGTGGATTTGATCCTGATGGACGTGAGTATGCCCCGCCTCAACGGCATCGAAGCCTGTCGTCTCCTCAAGGGCCAGCCGGAATTCCACGATATTCCCATCATCATGGTCACCGCCAGCGTCGAAGTCTCCAACCTGGAATCAGCCTTTGAGGCGGGCGCCACTGATTACATTGTCAAACCGCCCCACCAGGTTGAACTGCTGGCCCGCGTGCGTGCGAGCTTGCGCCTCAAGTACGAGACCGACCAGCGCAAAGCCAGAGAAGTGGAACTGCGGCAGGCCCTGGCCTCTCTAGACGAACAACACCGGTTGCTGCGGCTAGAGCAGGAAAAGTCCGAGCGCCTGTTGCTGAACATCCTTCCCAAACCGGTGGCGGAGCGTCTTAAACAGGGGCAGCAGGTGATTGCTGATGATTTTCCGGCGGTGACGGTGCTGTTTGCTGATATTGTGGATTTCACGTCACTAGCGGCGCGGATGCCCGCCCAGGAGGTGGTAGCCCTGCTGAACGCGGTGTTTTCCCGGTTTGACCAGTTGGCGGAACGGCATGGCCTGGAAAAAATCAAAACGATTGGGGATGCCTACATGCTGGTGGGGGGCTTGCCCACGCCTCGACCCGACCATGCCGCCGCAGTGGCCGCCTTCGCCTTAGATGTCCTGCAGATGCTGCAGGCGGACGAGCAGACCAGACAACTGCTGCGGGTGCGCATCGGGATGCACTCGGGGCCAGTGGTGGCGGGCGTCATTGGCACCAAAAAGTTCATCTACGACCTGTGGGGGGATACGGTCAACACCGCCAGCCGGATGCAAATGGTCGCAGCGCCCAACACCATCCAGGTCTCGGAAGCCACTTACCACCTGCTCAAGGCGGACTTTCTCCTGCAGGAACGGGGCGTAGTGCCGGTCAAGGGCAAGGGCGAGATGCGAGTGTACTACCTGCTAGGTCGTCGCTAGGGCGTCAAGGGAATCTGGGCCAAGGCCGCATCCAGGGCCAGGGCATCGGGATAACGCTGGCTGGGGTCTTTGGCTAGGCAACGCCGGAGCACCGCCAGCAACGGTTGACCCTCCAGCCAGGGCAAGGGCAGAGGTTCCTGGTGCTGGTGAGCGTCGCACCAGGCGTGAAAGGTGGCCGTGTCGCCACAGGGATAGGGGTAATGGCCGGCAATCAACCGGTAGAGCAGCACCCCCAAGCTATAGACATCGGCGCTCGGTTGGGCGGTCCCGCCGCAGAATAGTTCGGGGGCGGTGTAGGGTAAGCTGGCGCGGCTGGCCCCCAGCGTAGTATTCGCCGTGGTTTCGTTGATCCAAGGCGTGAGACCGAAATCCAAGATTTTCACCAGTTCATGGCCGCCACTGGGGAGACCCGTGGGAATGAGAAAGATATTTGCGGGTTTCAGGTCCTGATGCACCCACCCCTGCTGATGGGCTGGCGCCAATCCTTGGCAAATTTGCCGCACCAGATGCACCGCTTGGGACACCGCCAGGCGGGGG
Above is a window of Gloeomargarita sp. SKYB120 DNA encoding:
- a CDS encoding TM2 domain-containing protein, yielding MTTSPPDASKKIVAGVLAIVLGAFGVHKFVLGYTTEGLII
- a CDS encoding YbjN domain-containing protein; its protein translation is MHFESDPQRACYEKIRPWMQELFGDRMEVRDDLPIFILPRGSAYAAVEVLPWTQDDAIICTWSYVVKGAELKPELLEYLLRKNTEMPFGAFGIDEDGDILLEHAIVGSTCDPKELETSARSIMEMADRFDDEISQLAGGQRAADRLGTAAN
- a CDS encoding response regulator yields the protein MDAATATAPFQDMAILIVDDSPSQRLSLVALLKAAGFRHLYTCDDAESAFALLRQQPVDLILMDVSMPRLNGIEACRLLKGQPEFHDIPIIMVTASVEVSNLESAFEAGATDYIVKPPHQVELLARVRASLRLKYETDQRKAREVELRQALASLDEQHRLLRLEQEKSERLLLNILPKPVAERLKQGQQVIADDFPAVTVLFADIVDFTSLAARMPAQEVVALLNAVFSRFDQLAERHGLEKIKTIGDAYMLVGGLPTPRPDHAAAVAAFALDVLQMLQADEQTRQLLRVRIGMHSGPVVAGVIGTKKFIYDLWGDTVNTASRMQMVAAPNTIQVSEATYHLLKADFLLQERGVVPVKGKGEMRVYYLLGRR